The Cervus canadensis isolate Bull #8, Minnesota chromosome X, ASM1932006v1, whole genome shotgun sequence genome contains a region encoding:
- the LOC122435405 gene encoding melanoma-associated antigen B18-like, with translation MPRGQKSKLRAREKRQQARSEAQHLQDAQTSAAEEEEAPSTTTTSAGASCTRSDDGAKSQNEKPSIFQALPSTEFSCGTPLDQKATLLVQFLLRKHNLREPITKEDMIKHVIKKDKKHFNEILRKASELMVLAFGIEVKEVNPTTHCYALVSKFQRTSDDRLRGEEIMPKTGLLMTILCVIFMKGNCATEEDVWEVLNVMGIYAGRKHFIHGDPKKLITKDLVQERYLEYRQVPNSDPPRYEFLWGPRAHAETSKMKVLEFLANMHDTVPSAFPSWYEEALRDEEERARARFAAMLHSSTLASVHSGANGRGSFSHL, from the exons ATGCCTCGGGGGCAAAAGAGTAAGCTCCGCGCCCGTGAGAAACGCCAGCAGGCCCGGAGTGAGGCTCAGCATCTCCAAGATGCTCAGACCTCTGCAGCAGAGGAAGAAGA AGCCCCTTCCACTACCACTACTTCTGCAGGTGCTTCATGCACCAGATCTGATGATGGTGCTAAGAGCCAAAATGAAAAACCAAGCATCTTCCAGGCATTACCCAGCACTGAGTTTTCCTGTGGAACGCCTCTAGACCAGAAGGCAACTCTGTTGGTGCAATTCCTGCTGCGCAAGCATAATCTGAGAGAGCCCATTACCAAAGAAGATATGATTAAGCATGTCATCAAAAAGGACAAGAAGCACTTCAATGAGATCCTCAGGAAAGCTTCTGAGCTGATGGTGCTGGCCTTTGGCATTGAGGTGAAGGAAGTCAACCCCACCACTCATTGCTATGCCCTTGTCAGCAAATTTCAGCGCACTAGTGATGACAGGCTGAGGGGTGAGGAGATCATGCCCAAGACCGGCCTCCTTATGACCATCCTCTGTGTGATCTTCATGAAGGGCAATTGCGCCACTGAGGAGGATGTCTGGGAGGTGCTCAATGTGATGGGGATATATGCTGGAAGGAAGCACTTCATCCATGGGGATCCCAAGAAGCTCATTACCAAAGATCTGGTGCAGGAAAGGTACCTGGAATACCGCCAGGTGCCCAACAGTGATCCTCCACGCTATGAGTTCCTGTGGGGCCCGAGAGCCCATGCTGAAACCAGCAAAATGAAAGTTCTTGAATTCTTGGCCAACATGCATGATACCGTCCCCAGTGCCTTCCCATCCTGGTATGAAGAGGCTTtaagagatgaagaagagagaGCCCGAGCCAGATTTGCAGCCATGCTTCACAGCAGTACCCTGGCCAGTGTGCATTCTGGGGCCAATGGCCGAGGCAGCTTCTCTCATCTGTAG